In the Polyangiaceae bacterium genome, one interval contains:
- a CDS encoding DUF2249 domain-containing protein — protein MTFGVRREKTDRRGQIIQATLELLGEVNLDQLTTRQIAKALGVSQPSLFRHFPSKDQLLLEVVEHARAELLEMGARVLERHKSGRARLEELAATLFEHLQKHPGLPRLLFAHAAIGDGPLFDALRGLHASQAALLTELVRQGQAEGSLAPDIQPQDAATLFVGLLQGITLSRRLLPRDESLVTEGRRLLGLWLRGMQSDAECTAVPRIAAEPQPRPNGPPLALLDVAPILKGGVDPLDTILEHLARVGPTGVLLVFAPFRPSPLIQLLTERGHGVEVERLSSRYFRVQIVNGGGLRIADLRELEAPEPLERVLEAAATLRDGAVYLARLPRHPRMLLPHLDARAVRYRVLDEPDGSALLRVEGTVAE, from the coding sequence ATGACGTTCGGGGTCCGGCGAGAGAAAACCGACCGCCGGGGGCAGATCATCCAAGCCACCCTCGAGCTGCTCGGTGAGGTGAACCTCGATCAGTTGACCACGCGGCAGATCGCCAAGGCCTTGGGCGTTTCTCAGCCTTCACTGTTTCGCCACTTCCCGTCCAAAGACCAATTGCTGCTCGAGGTCGTCGAGCACGCACGCGCAGAGTTGTTGGAGATGGGGGCTCGCGTGCTCGAACGACACAAGAGCGGACGAGCGCGACTGGAAGAACTCGCTGCCACCTTGTTCGAACACCTACAGAAGCATCCAGGCCTCCCGCGCCTGCTCTTCGCCCACGCTGCCATCGGCGACGGCCCGCTGTTCGACGCACTGCGCGGTCTGCACGCATCCCAAGCCGCGCTCTTGACGGAGTTGGTGCGACAAGGCCAGGCGGAGGGCAGCTTGGCTCCCGACATTCAACCGCAGGATGCCGCGACGCTCTTCGTCGGGCTGCTTCAGGGAATAACGCTGTCCCGCCGCTTGCTCCCGCGGGACGAATCCTTGGTGACCGAAGGCAGGCGTCTGCTCGGCCTGTGGCTGCGCGGCATGCAGAGCGACGCTGAATGCACGGCGGTGCCCCGCATAGCCGCCGAACCGCAGCCTCGTCCGAACGGCCCGCCGCTCGCGCTGCTCGATGTTGCGCCCATCTTGAAGGGTGGGGTCGATCCCCTCGACACGATCTTGGAGCACCTGGCGAGGGTGGGACCGACGGGCGTGCTCTTGGTATTCGCGCCCTTCCGCCCCTCGCCGCTCATCCAACTCCTCACCGAGCGCGGTCACGGCGTCGAAGTGGAGCGCTTGTCCAGCCGCTACTTTCGCGTGCAAATCGTCAACGGCGGCGGCCTGCGGATCGCAGATCTGCGCGAGCTGGAAGCGCCCGAACCCCTCGAACGCGTGCTGGAAGCCGCCGCCACGCTGCGCGATGGAGCCGTGTATCTGGCGCGCTTACCTCGTCATCCGCGCATGCTGTTGCCACATCTGGACGCGCGCGCAGTTCGCTATCGAGTGCTTGACGAACCCGACGGCAGTGCGCTGCTGCGCGTCGAAGGCACAGTCGCCGAGTAG
- a CDS encoding response regulator, which yields MQADAEQLNVLIIDDDPGTRGLLVDLVLSRGHQAVPAESAEDGLNLLVSWSFQVAFLDQRLPGMEGLLLGEYLRRNNPDMTIALVTGEDDVRLERQTRDLAIRFIPKPFDVQVIHEVLDETLAAAREREAQLSERANADFAPRFSEYASALGDAFDVPGVSERIERCLAETIKRRLSDLRSGSRYTEQGRVVALSGLLAARVLGLDLRKHTPTGTNLFAEYDAIMRQHGRRVEFDEPSED from the coding sequence ATGCAGGCGGATGCGGAACAGCTGAACGTGCTGATCATCGACGATGATCCGGGGACTCGCGGATTGCTGGTCGACCTGGTGCTGAGTCGCGGTCACCAAGCGGTGCCCGCCGAGTCGGCAGAAGACGGCCTGAATCTCCTCGTGAGCTGGAGCTTCCAGGTTGCGTTCTTGGATCAACGCCTGCCCGGGATGGAGGGCCTGCTCCTCGGTGAGTACCTGCGTCGCAACAATCCCGACATGACCATTGCCCTGGTCACCGGAGAAGACGACGTGCGCCTCGAGCGCCAAACCCGCGACCTGGCGATTCGCTTCATTCCCAAGCCCTTCGACGTGCAAGTCATCCACGAAGTCCTCGACGAGACCTTGGCGGCTGCGCGCGAGCGTGAGGCGCAGCTCTCGGAAAGAGCCAACGCGGACTTCGCTCCACGATTCTCCGAGTACGCCAGCGCCCTGGGCGACGCCTTCGACGTTCCCGGCGTCTCGGAGCGAATCGAGCGCTGCTTGGCCGAGACCATCAAACGGCGTCTGTCGGACTTGCGTTCGGGCAGTCGCTATACCGAGCAGGGGCGCGTCGTCGCGCTCTCGGGGTTGCTCGCGGCTCGCGTGCTCGGGCTCGATCTGCGCAAACACACGCCCACGGGCACCAACCTGTTCGCCGAGTACGACGCCATCATGCGTCAGCACGGTCGGCGCGTGGAGTTCGACGAACCCAGCGAAGACTGA
- a CDS encoding protein kinase, translating to MESVLTQGDIVADKLRVIRKLGEGGMGAVYEVEHLFTKHRRALKMLHGPSASNPQAVERFLREASAAGRIGNQHIVECFDAGRLPGGEPYLVMELLEGESLADRLERKGRLAVEEAVEILLQAARGVHAAHEAGIVHRDLKPENLFLLRGLDVTVKILDFGISKFDKERFGTRDVTQEGALLGTPYYMAPEQVRGEAADVGADVYALGVVLYECLTGQKPFVAETLPELSVKIFVGDYTPPDVLREELSPALCDLIAAAMAKERSGRPRGALAFAAALENLGSANSMARTMAASKPPIASTVLLDETPLSEVAPARTQRSVPDVEEGAGLRAPLTQRSPDPAMATIDGLSRNGVQPPAVAAPPTRTKRLLVVGGAATVIGVVGTWLALRSPASPSVAGAAAAEPKPGVALPPVAASAVLDVSPSGSALPPSTPPPSASAPESTAAPSTKPQPAAAPGPSIGKPTAKPTPTTRANEHGVASENPF from the coding sequence ATGGAATCCGTACTGACCCAGGGGGACATCGTTGCCGACAAGCTGCGCGTGATTCGCAAGCTCGGCGAGGGCGGCATGGGCGCGGTCTATGAAGTCGAGCATCTCTTCACCAAGCACCGCCGTGCGCTGAAGATGCTCCACGGTCCGTCGGCTTCGAATCCGCAAGCCGTCGAGCGCTTTCTTCGTGAGGCGTCCGCGGCAGGCCGCATCGGCAATCAGCACATCGTCGAGTGCTTCGACGCTGGCCGCTTGCCCGGCGGCGAGCCCTACCTGGTCATGGAGCTTTTGGAGGGCGAATCCCTCGCGGATCGCCTGGAGCGCAAGGGGCGCCTGGCGGTCGAGGAAGCCGTGGAGATCCTGCTGCAGGCGGCGCGTGGCGTGCACGCGGCTCACGAGGCCGGCATCGTGCATCGCGACTTGAAGCCCGAGAATCTGTTCCTGCTGCGCGGTCTCGACGTGACGGTGAAGATCCTGGATTTCGGCATCTCCAAGTTCGACAAGGAGCGCTTTGGGACCCGAGACGTGACCCAAGAGGGAGCACTCCTCGGCACGCCCTACTACATGGCCCCCGAGCAAGTGCGAGGCGAAGCCGCGGACGTCGGCGCGGACGTGTACGCTTTGGGCGTCGTTCTCTACGAGTGCCTGACCGGACAGAAGCCCTTCGTCGCGGAGACACTCCCGGAGCTGAGCGTGAAGATCTTCGTTGGGGACTACACCCCGCCCGACGTGTTGCGCGAAGAGCTTTCGCCGGCGCTGTGCGATCTGATTGCCGCGGCAATGGCGAAGGAAAGGAGCGGTCGCCCGCGGGGCGCGCTCGCCTTCGCCGCGGCCCTCGAAAACCTCGGATCAGCCAACAGCATGGCGCGCACGATGGCAGCGTCGAAGCCGCCGATCGCCTCGACCGTGCTGCTGGACGAGACTCCGCTCTCGGAGGTGGCACCCGCACGCACGCAGCGCAGCGTGCCCGACGTGGAAGAGGGCGCGGGCCTCCGCGCTCCGCTCACCCAGCGCAGTCCCGACCCCGCGATGGCGACCATCGACGGACTCAGTCGAAACGGCGTGCAGCCGCCAGCCGTGGCCGCACCCCCGACTCGCACGAAACGACTGCTCGTCGTCGGAGGCGCCGCGACTGTCATCGGCGTTGTGGGAACTTGGCTGGCGCTGAGGTCGCCCGCCTCGCCGAGCGTGGCTGGAGCCGCGGCTGCCGAGCCAAAGCCTGGCGTGGCGCTGCCTCCCGTCGCTGCGTCCGCGGTCCTCGACGTCAGCCCTTCGGGATCGGCGCTTCCTCCTTCCACGCCGCCACCGTCCGCGTCTGCGCCTGAGTCGACGGCGGCGCCCTCAACAAAGCCCCAGCCCGCGGCCGCACCCGGCCCCAGCATCGGTAAGCCGACCGCCAAACCGACGCCGACCACGCGCGCGAACGAACACGGTGTCGCTAGCGAGAACCCGTTCTAG
- a CDS encoding VWA domain-containing protein, whose amino-acid sequence MKLRAAPRASMGATPGGAQDIDYARDRIRAGEVPHEKTFTAEGLLSQHDLPLPSNRPCMQILCLSGAAANAELVAQPEVRYLAQLGFASNLDPKTWRRKPLNLVAVVDKSGSMSGDPLDTVKASLRQVATQMTSRDRLAIVLYGDRSHVHLAPTSLSRRNEVLTAIDQIQSAGSTAMEEGLRVGFDLAARSRSGFAGQTRVMLFTDERPNVGATDKDSFMGMARAASRQGIGLTTVGVSTHFGAELATAISSVRGGNLVFFPQPGDMRARFTRDFDTLVTELAHDMRLEVTPRKGFELVGLYGVPGEMVKRTKSGGLSMEIETIFLSKDKGGIYFGFAPKVGALPAPAGAIADVQLTYVDTQKRRNSDQLSFPLLAKAKMPLGLARGMLLVDEVTTLKKASILHGQQNKTEEAYQLVRALHKRMNDAHDGSLAKELELVATLNKTLTRLSGHKGEDASAGQLIARDAVSGIPH is encoded by the coding sequence ATGAAACTACGCGCGGCGCCCCGCGCGAGCATGGGCGCGACTCCAGGAGGCGCGCAGGACATCGACTACGCCCGAGACCGCATTCGGGCCGGCGAAGTGCCCCACGAAAAGACCTTCACCGCCGAAGGGCTGCTCAGTCAGCACGATCTGCCCCTTCCGTCCAATCGACCGTGCATGCAGATCCTGTGTTTGAGCGGCGCCGCAGCCAATGCCGAGCTCGTAGCGCAACCCGAGGTCCGCTACCTGGCGCAGCTCGGGTTCGCCTCGAACTTGGATCCGAAGACCTGGCGCCGAAAGCCTCTCAATCTGGTGGCCGTCGTCGACAAGAGCGGAAGCATGAGCGGGGATCCCCTCGACACGGTCAAGGCCAGTCTGCGTCAGGTGGCGACGCAGATGACCTCACGGGATCGCCTTGCCATCGTGCTCTACGGCGACCGCAGCCATGTGCACTTGGCCCCCACATCCCTGAGTCGACGCAACGAGGTGCTGACGGCCATCGATCAGATCCAGAGCGCAGGCAGCACGGCGATGGAAGAGGGGTTGCGCGTCGGGTTCGATCTCGCCGCTCGCTCCCGCTCCGGGTTCGCAGGCCAAACTCGGGTCATGCTCTTCACCGACGAGCGGCCCAACGTCGGCGCAACGGACAAGGACAGCTTCATGGGCATGGCTCGCGCAGCCAGCCGGCAGGGTATCGGCCTGACCACGGTCGGGGTGTCCACCCACTTCGGTGCCGAGTTGGCGACCGCGATCAGCAGCGTGCGAGGCGGCAATTTGGTGTTCTTTCCCCAGCCCGGGGACATGCGCGCACGCTTCACCCGTGACTTCGACACGCTGGTGACCGAGCTCGCCCACGACATGCGCCTGGAGGTGACGCCTCGCAAGGGCTTCGAGCTGGTCGGGCTCTACGGGGTTCCTGGTGAGATGGTGAAGCGCACCAAGAGTGGTGGCTTGTCGATGGAGATCGAGACGATTTTCCTGAGCAAGGACAAGGGCGGCATCTACTTTGGTTTCGCGCCGAAGGTCGGTGCACTGCCAGCGCCCGCAGGCGCGATCGCCGACGTGCAGCTCACCTACGTCGACACGCAAAAGCGGCGCAACAGCGATCAATTGAGTTTTCCGCTGCTGGCGAAGGCGAAGATGCCCCTGGGCCTCGCGCGCGGCATGCTCCTCGTGGACGAGGTCACGACTCTGAAGAAGGCCTCGATTCTGCACGGCCAGCAGAACAAGACCGAGGAGGCGTACCAACTCGTGCGCGCATTGCACAAACGCATGAACGACGCCCACGATGGCAGCCTCGCAAAGGAGCTGGAGCTCGTGGCCACGCTGAACAAGACGCTCACGCGCCTCAGTGGACACAAGGGCGAAGACGCCTCCGCGGGCCAGCTCATCGCCCGCGACGCCGTCAGCGGCATCCCGCACTAG
- a CDS encoding hemerythrin domain-containing protein, which produces MAGPIEFFTQDHRECDALWAAFEAAVEGGSGEEAAFARFDRALRRHLRMEEEVLFPALEAATGMQGGPTFVMRAEHEQMRGVLDAMQDLARQADFEGVLDHGDTLLMLTQQHNMKEEGVLYPLAERALGGSWAELATRLSSYALD; this is translated from the coding sequence GTGGCCGGTCCCATCGAATTCTTCACCCAGGATCATCGAGAATGCGACGCGCTCTGGGCCGCCTTCGAGGCTGCTGTGGAAGGCGGAAGTGGCGAAGAAGCCGCATTTGCCCGCTTCGACCGAGCCCTGCGGCGCCACCTGCGCATGGAGGAGGAAGTCCTCTTTCCCGCCTTGGAAGCCGCGACGGGTATGCAGGGAGGACCCACGTTCGTGATGCGTGCGGAGCACGAGCAGATGCGCGGAGTCCTCGACGCCATGCAAGATCTGGCGCGCCAGGCAGACTTCGAGGGCGTGTTGGACCACGGCGACACGCTGCTGATGCTGACGCAGCAGCACAACATGAAGGAGGAAGGCGTGCTCTACCCCCTGGCGGAGCGCGCCCTCGGCGGCTCCTGGGCCGAACTGGCCACGCGCCTGTCGAGTTACGCTCTCGATTGA